ccaaacacatacgaatattcaatctagaaaaatattaaagaacttagccaacaatcatggctaaaaacaaaatcacaaataaacaatcaaGAGTATTCATTATGTTAATAAGaatttaaacctaatgaaaattgtgtttttgattgatgaacggatcgagacgtgtttccggaatgattgagttgATTGAATGATATTGGGGTTCCCCAATAATCACCAAAATTCACCCAAAAGCTgtggaattcgtctggatggaataataataattagggtattTTTTTCGGGCTTAAATACCTTAAAAATTCGTCTGGGCCGACCTACTGCCGCTCCGCGGCCATATTTGTCGCGTCGCGACATTTAACTTGAACTGGGACCTCCTTAAATCCTTTCCTGATCTTGAAAATAAGCAAACGCCACGCCGCGGTTGAGATTGTCATGCCGCAGCCCACAACTAATTCTGAACCCTTCTTTAACCCCTTTCCTAATATCAAATCCTTTTGATTACCTCGCCGCGGCTATAAGTGTCGCGCCGCGGCTTACTGTGTAACCTGATATCTcgttcatttttctctttttcctTACTTTAAACTAACTCAACACCTCATTAACCAATATGTTCTTCACACTTCCAACCTCGGTGCATCAATAATAATAACCGGTTAACAAAGTACCTCAAAAACTCTAAAGAATGCAACTCTTCTATATTAAGCTCTTCAAACTAGGacattctcaatattatcaaaataaacaccaaatcgtatccgaacggactaaaatgtgatcgatattgctaaggaaaacgtgtataaaatatgcgatatcaaccgTAATCCTTCCATTGCCGTCGGGATTCACCTGTTTTCGATTTCTCCAAGTTCTGTTGATGTATCACGACCGGGATCCCCATAGTTGCGGCCGTGATTGGCTCCAGACTCAATAATACTTCATTTTTTCGCGTTTAATCTTACTTTGAGCTTCTATGAAGCTAATTCTTCGCCGGAAACAACCAAAACATTAAACCAACGACTTTGCGAGCTCAAATCATCAATTTCACTCTAATAACCACAAAAGTCTTAAAATCTTcgcaaataaataacaataaagacCCGACATCGCGATATAATATATGTATGATTGGAGCGATATCAGATAGGAAACATCATCTTACTtagtgattcaacttccttaaagggatctaggaagttgaatAATTCCATTGAGAATTAATATTTGTTCAAGGTGAAGACAAGTCTAATgtaagtaaggttggtgtgacctattTAAGAACTATGGGAGTTTGAGTTAGCAGAATCATTGTGGAAACTTAACATGTAAGTTTACTTGCgttctatcttcttaaagggatctagaaggtagttgttgtTCTTGTGGTAAGAACGTTTGGTGATTATGAATTCTTCAAAGGAATGTAAGAATTCACAAGTAGCGGCTTATTGAAGATCAATTGATGTaaacggatctccaccgggtttggagaaacgcATTGAAGAAAATTCTCGATAAGGTGTATCGAGgagtggattagttaacattctcccgaaccactataaattcttgtgtttgtgtacttacattctttacatacttgcattaataaacacaaacgcttccacacttaaaaattatgttttgattgttaaagattTTGAAAAAGTTTTAAGAAGCCACTaaaggtgcgtttgataaaactgaatgatttagcgctgaatgattaagaatctgaatgattcaaagcctcTGAATAAACTTTGTTCTCAATGAAAATaaactgtttgataatcatttagaattaATGATATAAACAAAGTAAAATTACCTTATCAAAGTGAaacatgaataaaatattcaatatacttgttagttaagtgttcaGTATAGGATTTGAGGAGAAAGTTACAGAAAATTTagactcttaatggttaagagagtgtttcatctctgaatggttcaacactgaattctgaaccattcagcgccATATGTAATTCAGAGGTCAGGAACAAACGTACTAAATgatgaatggttcaacattcagcactgaaccattccattaagaggcaaacaaacgcaccctaagtaactattcacccccttctAGTTACTTAGATATCGGTTGCAAAATATAATGCAATCTTATCAAGTTCTACAAACCGTGGACAGTGGTGCATCCACATCTCAATCAGGAGGTGTATTTATATACGAAGATGAAGTTGAGGctgaagaagaaaatgaaaaagatgatTCCGGTGATGGTATGTCAACACTGAGTGACGGTACATTAGATGAGTATAGTGTTGAAGAAGATTTTTCTGAATACAATGAAAACGTGCTTAAGGTGCCAATCCAAGATCCCGTGGTTTCACCATTTGGGTTGCTCAATGTCGAAGATGAGTCTGATCGACCTGCATTTTATGATGATGACGAGCAAAGATGAGATTGTTGTAACAAAGATACCGATGTAATTTGAAAAATAGTGATTATTAGAAACAAATAAGAATTTGTATCTGCTATTTGGAACTGAAATATCAAAAAAGGAGAGAAAATTTCGTTAAAGACAACATGCCAGATTTTTAAAGATATAACACATatggtttcttagtcggaatccgtatAATAATGTCCATCAGTATTGTAAAAAGGCACAATGGATTCATCTTCTCCATCTTTAGCATTTTCGACGATCTAACTCCAACCCAAAGTTTCTTCATCTTCTAAAACTAAATAAAGAGAATTTCGATTTGAAtgcgaatcgacgacttattttatACCGTACCATTGTTCGTGGGTACGAAGGTACGTAGCATACAATTCTGAAACACAATCATAATACAACACGTCAGTGTGTTCGAACGGTACATTTTATTTCATAAATGCTAATAAACCACAGTCATGAATGTCAATGTCGTCGAGCGAAGTTTTCGAAGCACGCAATAATCGTAAACTTTATTTTCATTAAAAAATTTACTATCGTAATACACGTCGAATGAAACAATGATCGGCGGAAGGGTTAACGCTTTTGAGTGAGTGAGGTTGATGAAAATGTCATCAAAATTTGCTCATTTTTATAGCAATTTACCACAACGGACATTTCAAATACTGATTTCATAGAGGTGTCAGAAAAGCAGTGAAACCGACATTTGAAATGTCGGTTTAGAGCACGGGTGGTAAAAAACTAGGTCACAGGTGTAAAAGTGGTGCTTTCAGGCACAAGCCGACATTCGAAATACCGGATTGGTGTAACAGTTAAACTATgttattctttttctttttaaagaaAAAAACTAGATGTGCTAATAtccactatttaaaaaaaaaaatcaaaatccaCACATTTGATAAAATCGTATAATCTGGTAATAATTAATTGATTATCTATAgtatcatataaatctctaaaatgattatgtcataaataaggataattcaagcttaattttttttttttaaataaatagaaaaaaaaCTAAGCctccatgatgatgtcattaaaataattaattgtatttaataaaaatattaacatgttaattatataatatataaaacattatgtacgaccttataataaaacacctcatgaccatatgtacaatatttgaaatattatgtacaaccttatggtaaaacaccttcataactatatgtacaatatttgaagcattatgtataacTTTATAATAAAACACCCACGTGATCATATAtacaaactttaaaataaattgtacagTCTTTTACAAAACACtaaatgaacacatgtacaaactttaaagcacattgtacaaccttcatataataattgtattttaattttagaaaaaatttcaagaggcatttgttattactaataactattattaaaaatataaatacctatttttaaagcaaactttattattataattataattattctattcttattattattcaaatatgagttctttttacgagattaattacgttacatatgtatgtgaaatacatGTTTCAATAAAAAGTTGTAATGTGAGCTTTATAACAAACAAAATAGCAGTAATTTTGATGAAAATTGAGAAATGGTGGTgggaaatgtagttcatttattatatccaaattaagtatatcaatatcaatatgttTGTTTGTAAAaagaacgacaagtttcttagtcgataTCTTTGGTTTTACGGTTTATTAAACtgaataactttaatatttacattcacttaatacctaaaaatatcattaaactgttttgtttaaacaaacccatagttttacgggtcatttcactagttgcgGATATATAATGGCAAAAAGTACCAACATGAGAACCTAAACAAGAAAAAAATACAAAACAAAAACCTCTTCTGTAATTATAACAGTGACGTGTCACATCTTATAATCACGTCAACTTCTTTATTCATTCAGAATTTGctcttgtatttttatgtttaacgTTACATACGTTGAAAAGAACTATTAGAAAGGGTTTGTCCGAGGAAACTAGTAATTTGAGTTGGATTTATAGTACGTGATTATAATTAGAGTTGGTGTTGAAACTTATGACGGGAGCCGAAAGGCGGAGCTTATTGTTATAATAAGCTCTACTTCTTTTTTAGAAGTTTGTTTTTAAGAGTTTAATTTATTAGAGCTTTTTCACAAAATCTATATTTTATATACTACCAAATAAAGTTTATAATTGAAGTTTATTAAAAGTATAAGTTTAAGCTCTCACAAGCCGTTCAAAATTTCAATATTTCATAAAATTTCTACagcagttaaaaaaaaaaaaaaaaaaaaaaaaaaaaaaaagctctcACAAGCTCTAATAAACTCTCACAAACTCTAATAAACTCTCATAAGTTTCATGTCAAACACACACTATTCACATATTATGTACTTATAGTATATGTACATATTACAATCATATTATTGGGATTTGTATTTCCTCCAAACGTGTGTGTGGGTGACACATGTTGGAAGGTGGTTAAATCTCATTTAGGTGATGACGATACTTTCATTCAAAAAACGTGAATGGGATATCTAATAAGAATCACTATAACACTCGAAATCAGATAACATATGCAGAAAATAATAAGAGGACCGACGACCTGTACAGGGTCTGCAACAACCAactgatcgggctagagtttaccgatagtCCTTGCTACTAACTCACTAACATAGTCTTCTTGACGCAACACATGTGTCATTTGAGCTATACTACTTAGATAGTAACACATGAACCAACCTACAATCATGTCTGATAACTCTAAGAAGATAAACACAACTCATATATAATCACAGTTAATCATATACAATTACTTACACAattatacatgtttacattatataTTTCAAAATTTTAGTTATGCAATCATGGCATCTGTAACGTAACCTATTATTCCATACTAATATACATAATGATAGTCGCACTCACATGATATCACAATGCAAGAATTTATGGATCTAATTTTACTGAGCCTCTCATTTTCGTTATCACACGAGAATAACATATTATGAGTCAGTATACATTTTCAAATCATACTCTATCATCAAAATTATTTAATAACATTCAAACACATTACATGAGTTAAGATTGCACCTGAGTCATTCAGAATCATTTTTAAACACATTACATGTTCCCCAGAATGCCCTAATTTACATAATTCACATTTTTAAAATCATTTTCAACTACATTTCTTGACAAATTTCCATCCAAAATGTTATGCATGATTAAAGTTTCAAAATCTTGAATTTACTCTATGATTTAATAACTTAGAATATATTGGACACAACCTATCCAATTAAGTAATTTAATTTTATTCCATTTCATTTAATTTTTCATTGGTAGCTGACTCGTGAATGTCTTTTATCTTTAAACATGTCATCTTTTTATCTCATTTCAATTCCATCACACTCACTCTCACTCTCTTCTTCACTCCCAGAACTCTTTGGGCATAAAAAAGTTTCAATTTTTATTAATCTTTTCATTTCTTTAAGATGAACCCAAAAAGGATTTCACTATATCTTTAAAAATTCAACAAAGAAAAATGTCAACAGTTTGGTTTTCTTTAAAAAAATCATTCCATTGCAAATCAGATTCATCAGATGTCCATGACCCGAAATCCAAAAACCAGCTACCCACAATCTCGACCCGAAAACCCGGAAGATGGGGTTGTTCAAGATCCATTGCTAATCTTAAAGATGTTATTCACGGTGGAAGCAAACGGCATACTGTTGATCAAAATCATGTTAACTGTAGTCCAAGGTCCATTGGTAGCGGTGAGTTTTTAAACCCAATTACCCATGAAGTCATTTTAGATAGTTCAAGATGTGAGCTTAAAATAACTGGTTTTGGAAGTGGTTTTCATGATGGCGCCAGCGCCGGAGATGAGCCGGCGTTTATGGCTACATTGTCTCCCGGAACACCGTGTTCCGGTCTGAATTCGGGAATGAAATATAGTAAGAATACACCACCAAGAAGGATAATGGGAATTGGAGATGGGAATGGGAATGGGAATGGGAATGGGAATGGAAAGAATAATGTGGCTATACAAAAAGGTAGAAGGTCGTCGGAGAAAGATTCCGATGGGTCTACCGGCGGTGGAGTCACGTGCCATAAGTGTGGCAATCATTTTAGGAAATTGGAAGACCTTGAAGCTCATCATCTATCCAAACATGCTGGTAATAATTTAATTGATTTATTAAATTAATTACTATAGTTTCTTCGTGAAGTTGTGACGTGATCTAGCGGTTGGTGGCCTGCTTCCTTtatgggaggtcaggagttcgactcccgttggctacatattaaaaacacaatttcatccctatCATGAAGTATACGACACCTTTCCCATATCATTTGGGGGTAaagggaggggggttttacttggctgtgcctttggatcggtttcaaggtttcctcccgggcagcgatgggggcggggttattatcgctgcatcggcacaGTCGAAACAGGAGTTGATCGCAATTGGTGGTAAagtcccctcgggtgatcccaatcgctgttaaaaaaaaactATAGTTTCTCCATATGTtatggtaattataattattaatatattgctTTAAAGtagtgttgtttttttttttttgaaaggcaagataATATTATAAATAGCAAGTTATACAATGAGACTATGACCATACAAAGCTGGCCTAGCCAATGTCACATTTTACAATAAGGTGCTGAGATTGCACCGACACGAAGCCTAACTATTTAGATAAATAAATGGCCTTGTGAGCCAATCATGCCAATCAATACTCTTTTCTTTTGAACGATGCGAGATCCACTCGAACGACTTTACTTGAATTTCATTGACTAGCTTTGGTGTAATCGAGCTAGAAGCATTGAAAACCAAGTTGTTACGGTTCTTCCAAAGAAAATATGCGCATACCCACATCACCGCTTGCCAAATTTTTGAGCCAAACACCGACACATTATTCAAGTAAAGTCGTGTTGTTGCAAGTTACATTACAGttgattatatttgtatatatccaGGAGTAACTTACTCAAATATTACTCCATCTACTTAAATAATTGAATATCCTAAATCTTAATTTAGAGATAGTTATTAAGCAACTGTACCTTGGTGTTCATTGTTCATATGGGGAAGATGCTATTGAATTACAGTACATTATGTGAATGTAAATACTAACAATGTAAATGTGAATTTTGTTACAGTTACTGAACTAAACGAGGGTGATTCGTCGAGAAAAATTGTAGAAATCATCTGTCGTTCGGGTTGGTTAAAATCTGAGAATCCATCTGGTCGAATTGAGAAGATTTTAAAGGTGCACAACATGCAAAAGACACTAGCAAGATTTGAAGAATATCGAGAATTAGTGAAAACAAAAGCAAGCAAACTACCGAAAAAACACCCTCGTTGTCTTGCAGATGGGAATGAGTTATTAAGGTTTTACGGAGCCACAATTTATTGCTCATTAGGCATCAATGGCACCTCAAGTCTATGTGTATCTGATAAATGTTGTGTTTGTCGGATTATAAGAGACGGTTTCACCACAAAAAGGGAAGTTAAAGGTGGAATTGGCGTTTTCACATCTTCAACGAGTGTTAGAGCTTTTGAATCTGTAGAGGTGGTTGATGAAAGCCCTGATACACGAAAAGCGTTGATTGTGTGTAGAGTAATAGCCGGGAGGGTTCATCGCCCGCTAGAAAATATTCAAGAAATCGCTAGTCAGTCGGGGTTTGACTCGTTAGCAGGAAAAGTTGGACTTCATTCGAACATCGAAGAGCTTTACTTACTTAGCCCTAGAGCACTCTTACCTTGCTTTGTTGTAATTTGCAAACTATAATGAACACATATATTAATTCTTAAATGCCTTTTTGTTACATAAATTTTTGTTGTTGtatatataatttctttagatACACTAATGACTGTTTCAATTAGATATGATAGTTGTTGAAGTACCTTTCCTAACACCTATTTCCTTCATGAGAAATATATATGCCAATTTAGATGGAATAATAAATAGACCTAAtgataaaaaaaatgttttcatgaacatATACCATTATAGCTTAATATAATTCAAGATCGTGGCAAGACATGTTGCCATTAAGTATGTGCATTCTACCTTGATTTCAAGTTTGTGCATTAATTTATGTGTTCTTCCTTTGTTTTTTGGTTCTAGATCTTAATATTTCAAAAGTCTCTTAGTAGCATACCTCATATTAGAATTTCATGGCACAAAAACACAAGATTCTGTAAATAAAATACATTCAAATCTCATTATCATCTGACTTGTGTTTCGCCCCGTCTTAATTGGGGTGGCTTGTAATCACATTTTAAGTGAATAAAATtatcttgcctttcaaaaaaaaaaaacattatcatTACCACTTGTAGCATATATTATACCCTACAATGTTGGTTTGTATGTTTAGGAATCTGGAGTTACAACTTTTAATGCGTCATGTACTATGTTTTTCAAAATCTAACTCTAAGAAAGACAAGTGGTCCAATAATACAAACAATAGTACAATACTACTACATGTTACTCAAATATAGACATTGGTGGAGCCAAGTTTTTTGTCTTATTTTTTACCATGAGGGCCATGATCATCCAGTGGTTATGAACAATTGTTCTTTTTAGATAAGGACCTAGTCCTGTCTATATCTGTTAGACAGTTGCATTTGAAATCATTTGAGCTTGTTTTAACTATTAACTTCATCACTAAACTTTAAAGACAAATGCTTTTTTAGATCAGGTCCTGATCCTGAGTTCATACTTCATAGAGAGGGACAATTAATTTGAATCATTTTACTTCCAACTGGAACCAAGTCTTTTCTAATGATTCTTAAGCTAATCTTAAAACTAGAATGCTGCCCGCTTGACCCACCCATTTTGACACCTCTAATGATTTTTTCACTTTGTTAACACATAAGATTGGAATTATATGCACATTAGGTGAGACGTTACATATAACACAGCTAAAAAAAACCCTATATTTTCCTCAATCAGGACCACACCAAAACCTCAGCTATGTGCTTTTTGAGTTACTAGGTATTTGGTAAAAAAAAATGGtcgaatatattacattaaaaaaaAGCAAATGAAAAAGAAAAGTCTCTAAACATCAATGGAGTCAGCTGTGCTGTCCATAGATTCCACCCTATTCAGGTCACTATTCATTGAGTTTTGGCGATTCGATTGACCTATCGTGATTGCAATATCAGACGGGGAACGTTTGTAATGCCTTTTGTTGTGTCTTGTTTTTAGTATATGAGACAGCACTTGTACATTGTCCCTCATTGTTGGTCTTTTTCGTGGAGAACGATTGATACATTTGTATGCAAGTGCTGCCATATCGTTTAGCTCTTGTTCATCAAAGTTTCCATCAAGACGAGAATCAGCTATTTCTTCCCATCCAACTTGCCCTCCAGTATTCAGTGCTgcctatttatatttatttataccaTGAACATAACAAAGTTAAAAAAAGACATAATTACGTGAACAGTCCCTATGGTTTGCACAGATTACATGGTCAGTCCCTAAACTATTTTTCGCGTAGACAGTCTTCGTGGTTTGCACATTTTACGCATACAGTCCCAACCTTAACGATTGTTAAAACCCGTTAAGCTTGACCTTAACGATCGTTAAAAAACCTGTTAACTGGTGCAAACCACATGGACTATCCACATTATAATGTCTTTAAAAAAAGAAGTAATATGGTATCTACATGCATAATTGTAAAATAAGATATTAAGTTTCAAGGATCTTACAAGTTCAGCATACTCCATGAGACCTTGTTGAGGGTTTCGTCCCGCAATAAGCTCAAAAAGTAATACACCGAAGCTGTAAACGTCGCTTTTCTTGGTGAAAGCTCTAGATGATATATATTCGGGATCTAAATATCCGAAAGTTCCCTGAATATTGGAAGCGTTTCTATTAATCATATCTTCCCTTGAAAGCCCGAAATCTGCAACCCTAGCTCCCATTGACTGATCCAACAAGATGTTGGAAGATTTTATGTCTCGATGTATTACTGGGGGAACTGCCTGAAGTTAACATAAAGAGATTAGCAAAGGTGTTTTGGGTCGACCCGACCCATTATGATGTGTTA
This window of the Rutidosis leptorrhynchoides isolate AG116_Rl617_1_P2 chromosome 7, CSIRO_AGI_Rlap_v1, whole genome shotgun sequence genome carries:
- the LOC139857353 gene encoding uncharacterized protein: MSTVWFSLKKSFHCKSDSSDVHDPKSKNQLPTISTRKPGRWGCSRSIANLKDVIHGGSKRHTVDQNHVNCSPRSIGSGEFLNPITHEVILDSSRCELKITGFGSGFHDGASAGDEPAFMATLSPGTPCSGLNSGMKYSKNTPPRRIMGIGDGNGNGNGNGNGKNNVAIQKGRRSSEKDSDGSTGGGVTCHKCGNHFRKLEDLEAHHLSKHAVTELNEGDSSRKIVEIICRSGWLKSENPSGRIEKILKVHNMQKTLARFEEYRELVKTKASKLPKKHPRCLADGNELLRFYGATIYCSLGINGTSSLCVSDKCCVCRIIRDGFTTKREVKGGIGVFTSSTSVRAFESVEVVDESPDTRKALIVCRVIAGRVHRPLENIQEIASQSGFDSLAGKVGLHSNIEELYLLSPRALLPCFVVICKL